TcctttacatatattttccctttttgttgaaattatgGTAGAGTTTATGATGTGACTCTTATATGATGTCCAGGAATAATTAACAGGAATAATTAGTATCACTTTAATGAACAATACtttcaatgataaaaattattctcagttggcttgtctttttatatttttttcttaataaccTGTATTCTGTATGATTGatgttttaaatatatttttatcatgtgtTTATTAAGCTTGGTAttaagaaaatatgattttgactGGTATGTTTCCTTTTATAATCGGTACCATTACTTTGTTAGCTTTTCTCATATTTCCCTGTTTCTTGTATGTAATAGATGTGAGAGAGATTGTATTGAAAGCTCAGATACTGGCAGGAGGTAGGGGTAAAGGAACATTCTCTAGTGGTCTCAAAGGAGGAGTTCACCTAACCAAAAAGTAAGCACACATCATCCAATATCATTTTGAACATCTATGCTATATTTTTTAACGTTTCTCTctgcttttcttattttaccaAAAATAATTGGTGAAGCCCATTGTTCCAGACTTTATTTAGATATTTATTACTGTTGTTTAACTTTGACAGttgatttcaatatttcattttcttctttagtCGTCATATGGCATTCATATGactgaatgtacagtatatgtatTGGTTTGATCTAAAGTGAATGTTGTTCTTCTTCATTTATCTCCTAGCCCAAATGATCTTGGTCCATTAGTAGAACAGATGCTTGGAGCCAAACTCACCACCAAACAAACTCCCAAGGATGGGGTACTTGTTAAAAAGGTAGGGTTCTTGAAAATAACAACTTAGAATAGTTCATTGTATTCTGCCCTACTTTGAAGTAATGGGGTATGTAACAAAAGTGTAATTTCTTGTCAAAGAACAAAATGTGTCTGTCACTAACATAGATGCACACACGTAAGCATGATTATTAATCATCCCATAGCAGAATcagtgtttttttaaatgaaatttgaccttgaagaaaaatcattttagaaaatgtcaatccattaaaaaataactttgttcAATATATCTCATGCTTGGTTTTTGTAAAAGTGGGGCAGTATTGACTTTATCTGTTAATTGAACAATAGAAAAAGTAAATTGGAGTTCATTggaatttatacatgtacaaactatGGCCTTAAGGGTGCCAGTTGTATCAGTAAAGTTACAAGACAATACTGTATATTTCAGAAGGAAATAGCTATTTATATTGTTCATGGaaaattatgtaatatttgTGATAATACCTTACAGATTTATTGGTTTAgttaaaaatgatgatttgaatcgATTTTTGTTCTCCACAAAATGAAGGTAATGGTAGCAGAGGCATTAGATATTGAAAGGGAAACATATTTAGCCATCTTAATGGACAGAGGTATGATGGGACCGGTCCTTATTGGTAGTCCAGCTGGTGGAGTTGATATCGAAGAGGTAGCAGACAAAACCCCAGAGCTTATATTCAAGGTATGCTgatataattgtgatgatggtgattgtgacaataacaattatattatgatgatgatgatagtaatgattaaaaaaataaaatcaatggtagtaatgatgaaattaataacaAGActcatgatcataatgatgatgatgattattcaaAGCTTCAAATTTTGTTATTGTAGTTAGAGGAAGAGTTACTCCTTTAGATAGGCCACGTTTCTcaattgttatttttcaaaGCTCACATGACTATTTTTGCTTCATATAGAGAGAACCTTTCATGTTTACTTATTGTAGGTTTTAAGCTGGGAGGTGATGTATATGTGTATAACTTAAAAGCATTTAATTTTCCAATAACTTGTATATTGATTGCAGGAACCTATTGACATTTTTGTTGGCATCACTGATGAAcaagctgttaccatggcaaagAATCTTGATTTTAAAGGGGATCTTATCAGGGTGGTAAGTTAAATTTATCTCAGATGGTAATAGTCATTTCAAATCATGCATGGATGGAACAAGGTAAATGTAGATTGATATCTTGCCATAGGTTTATGAATAGGGGCTGGGAGCACAGAAAATTGATCCATTTTGtttggcttttttttctttacaatgtCCCCCAAAAAGTTTCTTGTTGCCGAAAAGAATagatcttcattaaaaaaaaagaggccTATTTCTAATTTCTATGCAACTTCAAAAAGAAAAGGATACCTCTCTTATCACAGGTTAAACTACACATTTTGGGCAGAAGGGGATGTGCATGCCCCTTGTGGACTCTTTCCGGATAGGCTTATTGACAGGAAAGGATGTCCTTTCTTTCAAACTGAAACAGAGGATtttgggttcgaatcccagccatggtgtttTCCTTATTgtgcaagaaattcatcctaattgtgctgcactctacaaaggtgaggtgaatgggtacccacaaggattaattccttgattCCCCTGAGCGCTGCTGATAAAGCGGTAGCTTGAGCTAAAGCTTGGGTAATAATAGTTGTGCTTTGTGACATAatgttcatcaaaatataaagaGGCAAGATCAAATTATTGTACTTTTTCATTGTACTAAtctcttttctttaattttccatcaacttatttcatttttaaaattatttttgttaacaGGCAGCAGACCAAATCaagaatttatataaattattCCTTGGAGTTGATGCCACACAAGTTGAAGTCAATCCTTTTGGAGAAACAGATGATGGAAGAGGTATGGCCCTATCCTTACTTATTGGTTCATTGATTGTACAATTTGTTAGATGCAGTATCGCTTCCAAGTTCTTTCAAAAGGCATTACAAGacatttttatcaattctgAGGAATCCAAGATAATATAACCGGTGTGTttgctcagttggtagagcgtttGTCTCAAAACTGGGAGGTTAATGTTCAAATCCTGgccgcatcagaccaaaagGCGTTAAAAGATGAGAGTTGTTGCTTCTcagtttggcgttcaacaattcAAGGGATAGAGCTATGCCAATCTGGCACTGCACAGCAGCTGCTGGGCCCACAATCAGTTgggcaaaaataattttttgagcatttttattttcagatttcatttcaaacaataaaatattgattttttttcatatttttttatttatttatttatttatttatttattgatatattcatattccacaatcatcaaagtacatttataataaatcattttaacactgaaaaatgcataacacacaggattgaaacgtagcaatgaaatgaaaaaagtggaggggcctactaaaaagcaaagcttgtaaaatgtagaccccctatcaaaattttatacaagggtaatatgatataagtagagtaaaataatcagcaaaattctataaaattatatataaacactgtaacacaaatgtatttacactatatacaaaattaaatattgactttaaaataatcaatactacCGGTCTTCTCTACCCAATGTTGGTTAGCATTAGTGACAAGCTTGTTTTGAATTGCATTCAAAGgtaatttttcttgaaaaacaataatttgTCAAGTCTTCAGATTAAAAATGATTTCACCCCAGAATGGAAAAATGCTTGTCATTGTGATGGACTATAATAAGGATTTATACCCAGATGTTACCAGAAGCAAGCAAATGAGAATTACAACATTTTAGCTGCAACTGAATGCATTCCTTGGACACTTCACATTTAACCTTCAtcttttgttgtattttttttccccattaGTGGTATGCTTCGATGCCAAGATCAACTTTGATGACAATGCAGAGTTCCGTCAGAAGGAGGTCTTTGCAATGGACGACATGACCGAGGCAGACCCCAAGGAAGTTCTAGCAGCTGAACATAACCTTAACTACATTAGTATGGATGGCAATATTGGATGCTTAGGTAGGTGACATGTTGCAAGAAAGTTCTTTGCAAGTAATTTAAAGAAGCAGACCAGCACTATTCATCAATTGCAAATTGCTATCAATTGAAGGACTTGTGATTGATTTACTTACAGATGATTGGTAGTTTCTTGCAATGCTGTAATTGGAATAGGGGAagaagaagggggaggaggatGTGACAAAAAGAATAAGAAGTTGAAGATGAAGGATGATAAGGAAGGGAGAGGAAGatgggaggagaaggaggaagaagaggaggaggagaatgatAACAAAGACAAGGAgaaagatggagaagaagacaaagaagcatgacaagcagaaaaagaggaggaagatagAAATAGATATTATTATATTGCTTGGTTTGAACCAGTGCATGAATGGATGAAATTCTTGATGAAGGATACTATTGCCTGGAGTAGGATCTAATCAATTCACCCTCGGATTAGTACCACCCTGTCATGACAATTTTAGAGTGATTTTTCTCTGTCAAAGATTTCTATTTAATCTTCTGAGTGGTCTGTATGGCAGGTTTGACTggacaatatttttctttttctgacACAGTAAATGGTGCTGGACTGGCCATGGCAACCATGGATATCATCAAGCTTCATGGCGGAGAGCCAGCAAACTTCTTAGATTGTGGTGGTGGAGTAGGAGAGTCTCAGGTCTTTGAAGCATTTAAACTTATCAGCTCAGATGAAAATGTGAGTCCATGTAGACCTTCTCCATTCTTCCATTGTCTTATCCTGTGATAAATGGGTTCATTGAATGAAATAGCATAAACAGTGAACCAAAATAATTTCTTGCCCTGTAGACCTTATCATTAAACAGAGCTTTTTATATGAGGGAAGGGATTTGTATTAGGAGGAGGGGATGATGAAGGGGAGAAGGAAAATGAGgaaaggaggagggggagggaggcGAGGAGGGATAGGGAAGGAGGAAGGGTCAGagaaagaggtgagagaaggCAGAGGGATAGGGGAGAAGGGAAggggagaaaaaaggaagaggactTAGGAAATGGAAGGATGAGAAAAGGGAGGAGGCTCCATTATCATATAGGGAGGAGTACGGACAATGAGGAGGGCTTTGAGGAGGTTGGAAAATacaggaaagggaaagagtgagGATATTTAAACAGTATATTTTGCAATTCATTAAATTTAGTTCAGAATTATATGTAAAATCGAAGGGTAGAATGAATTTATTTGTAAGTTTTGTATAGGGTTTAGACATTTAAAGTTTTAATGCatttccattttgtttaattttacaGGTAAAAGCTATCTTAGTGAATGTATTTGGAGGTATTGTAGATTGTTCCATAATTGCTAATGGCATCACATCAGCTTGCAGAGGAATGGATCTTAAAGTACCCCTTGTGGTCAGGTTAGCAGGTGAGCAAAATGAAccatgagatttaaaaaaaatagacattGGCTAATCATGTTTGTGGTGTGTATCATAGATTAGGTAAAACTTGTATTGGGTACAATAATATCACATTCAGAGCAGGATACAGTAATTATATATATTCTCCAGTTTGTCCTTTTTGTATACATCTAACTTATGAAAATATGTATAATGAAAGGGTTTTCTCTCACTATGTTTTATCTTGTGTTTGTTTTGACAGGGTTCAATGTAGAGAAAGCTACTAACATTCTCAACGATAGTGGTCTTCCAATTAAAATTGCTTCTGATCTTGAAGATGCTGCCAAGAAAGCTGTGTCTTGCCTTAATTAACAACATAGTAGAAAGGCCCATTGACATGAACAGGATTCTATACTGGATTCAAAGGATACATCAAGCTTTATCCATACATGGCACAATGAACTGCCCTACAACTTTGCTGTGGTAATAGAAAGACATCAAATGACAGGTCCTGAATATCGATAAcccattttaatcaaaattggacaaacaacCTTTTAGAACCCAGCTCTGAATATGTCACATGTAGATTTGTGATCTAGCTACTGCAATATTTTTGGCCACCGCTGGATTAATGGGCTGGATTCTACACTTTGTGTGAAGAATGAATCATTTAGCTGGATACTGTCACTTTATGTGATAGAAGAATCTGCTGAAAGTGAAGAAGTCATTATACTCAAGATGTCCCCGTTGACTGGGAAGTCTCTTTACCTTGGGCTAATATATTCCACTACAGGTCATGGATGTAGATATTTGACAGATTGCATATAGCagttaaaatttatttcaaacctCCGTAATGCTATCATATGCCGACATAGGTATGGCAAGACATTTTACCTCTTCATCATATGAATAACAAGATTCCAATTCTTAAATttgttgatatcaagaaatcatTTAGTATCGttaataaaataacaattacAGATATCTAGAATTGAATTTTTTATACAAGAAGTGGATTAAATAATAAACAACTTGCAAAAGAGGTTTGTATGTCAGCATATGCAGGCTTAAACATCGAGGTGTGACCACTCTTTTTAAAGGAGATACATTGTGTTATTATAAATGTTATCTTAAATTGTGACCATTGTCATGTGAGAAAACCAAAGCAAAATATGCCAGCGGGTAATATTTATgtattaatgttgatgttattgGGCTTTTCTTGTGTTTGTGATACAGCAGagttatatatacaatatacaacATGATTGTGAAAGTGAGGAAGtatttttgctttttataattAGTAAACTACTGTACATTCAACCCCCGAATTAGTAATTTatgattcaattcaaatatgcaATTGCCAATAATGTTTGGTAATTTCCCTGATCAAATAATCTACTGATGaattttttcaatcaaaattatCTTGAAGAAGATGATTCATAAAACATTGATCATGGAGCCAACCATATTTAGGATATGCGCATGTGATGTCAGATCATAAGAATCAAAAGAATATAATGACTCTGAAATATTGATTCTTGTTGATTTTGGAAAGAAATGAGTTATACCAGTGCCTATGGCACCTGAGTATTCAAGCTTCTGGAATTTATCCCAACTCTTTACATATCAGAGAAATAGCAGCTCTCTGGGATTTGTTTGTACTTCGAGGTGCCAATTGCATATTTTGGCATGTTAAGAGtcaatatgatatataataag
This genomic interval from Lytechinus pictus isolate F3 Inbred chromosome 3, Lp3.0, whole genome shotgun sequence contains the following:
- the LOC129257345 gene encoding succinate--CoA ligase [GDP-forming] subunit beta, mitochondrial-like, producing MAHVARLISGCRQSFQTVLQRNAGVVGTVPVRHLNLQEYQSKKLMQQYDVNVQKFMVADDAQQAVQQGKDLDVREIVLKAQILAGGRGKGTFSSGLKGGVHLTKNPNDLGPLVEQMLGAKLTTKQTPKDGVLVKKVMVAEALDIERETYLAILMDRGMMGPVLIGSPAGGVDIEEVADKTPELIFKEPIDIFVGITDEQAVTMAKNLDFKGDLIRVAADQIKNLYKLFLGVDATQVEVNPFGETDDGRVVCFDAKINFDDNAEFRQKEVFAMDDMTEADPKEVLAAEHNLNYISMDGNIGCLVNGAGLAMATMDIIKLHGGEPANFLDCGGGVGESQVFEAFKLISSDENVKAILVNVFGGIVDCSIIANGITSACRGMDLKVPLVVRLAGFNVEKATNILNDSGLPIKIASDLEDAAKKAVSCLN